From the Quercus lobata isolate SW786 chromosome 6, ValleyOak3.0 Primary Assembly, whole genome shotgun sequence genome, one window contains:
- the LOC115995401 gene encoding uncharacterized protein At4g37920, giving the protein MSVSVSNFLGLELSLAPKPSFFNNTHIINSFPFTEFLSPTPTSLFPLSKHTSNSNSSYKRRSITTHSFKSHTAHFNSTSTTSVQASDIATAQVEEQVEVEVAEGYTLTQFIDKIIEVFLKEKPQSKEWRKYLVFREEWEKYRETFYNRCRSRADAEGDPTMKQKLISLGRKVKKIDDEMEGHSELLKEIQDSPTDINAIVARRRKDFTGEFFRYLTLLSETYDSLEDRDAVARLGARCLSAVSAYDNTLDYVDTLEVAQAKFDDILDSPSVDAACEKIKSLAKAKELDSSLILLINSAWASAKESTTMKDEVKDIMYRLYKATKSSLRSIAPKEIKLLKHLLNITDPEERFSALATAFSPGDEHEAKDPNALYTTPKELHKWIKIMLDAYNLSKEDTDIREVKHLTQPVVIQRLFILKETIEEEYLESSRFQDSKTEGATKSEEL; this is encoded by the exons ATGAGCGTGAGTGTGAGCAACTTTCTGGGATTGGAGCTTTCACTCGCACCCAAACCCTCTTTCTTCAACAACACCCATATCATAAATTCCTTCCCTTTCACTGAATTCCTATCCCCAACTCCAACCTCTCTTTTCCCACTCTCCAAACACACCTCTAACTCCAACTCCAGCTACAAAAGGAGAAGTATTACAACTCACAGCTTCAAATCCCACACTGCCCATTTCAACTCCACAAGCACAACCA GTGTTCAAGCCAGTGATATAGCCACTGCTCAAGTGGAAGAGCAGGTAGAGGTTGAGGTTGCTGAGGGTTATACTTTAACTCAATTCATTGATAAGATTATTGAGGTCTTCCTGAAGGAGAAGCCACAATCAAAGGAATGGAGGAAGTATTTGGTGTTCAGGGAGGAGTGGGAAAAGTATAGGGAAACCTTCTACAATCGGTGTCGTTCACGGGCAGATGCAGAAGGCGACCCTACTATGAAGCAAAAATTGATTTCACTAGGAAGAAAAGTGAAGAAG ATTGATGATGAAATGGAAGGTCATAGTGAACTTCTGAAGGAGATCCAAGACAGCCCAACTGACATTAATGCCATTGTTGCACGGCGGCGCAAAGACTTCACAGGGGAATTTTTTCGCTACCTCACTCTACTGTCGGAGACTTATGACAGTTTGGAGGACCGTGATG ccGTGGCAAGACTGGGGGCCAGATGCTTGTCTGCTGTCAGTGCTTATGATAATACGCTGGATTATGTGGATACATTAGAGGTTGCTCAGGCCAAATTTGATGATATCCTTGACTCTCCTTCAGTGGATGCGGCATGTGAGAAGATTAAAAGCCTTGCCAAAGCAAAGGAACTAGATTCCTCATTGATCTTGTTGATAAACAGTGCTTGGGCTTCTGCAAAAGAATCCACAACTATGAAAGATGAG GTCAAAGATATAATGTATCGTTTATATAAGGCAACAAAGAGCAGTCTTAGGAGCATTGCGCCAAAAGAAATAAAGCTACTTAAGCATTTGCTGAACATCACTGATCCTGAAGAGCGATTCTCGGCATTGGCAACTGCTTTCTCTCCGGGTGATGAACATGAAGCAAAGGACCCTAATGCTCTTTACAC TACTCCCAAAGAGCTGCACAAATGGATTAAGATAATGCTTGATGCTTACAATCTCAGTAAGGAAGACACTGACATTAGAGAAGTCAAACACTTGACTCAGCCTGTGGTTATACAGAGGTTGTTCATCCTCAAGGAAACTATAGAAGAAGAATACTTGGAATCTAGCAGGTTTCAAGACTCTAAAACAGAAGGGGCCACTAAATCAGAGGAGTTGTGA